A stretch of DNA from Aspergillus flavus chromosome 3, complete sequence:
CTTCTCGGCCGGGCATACAGCAGATGCTGGAGAAGTACGAGATGCAGCATTTTGGCGTCTGCCCCCGCGTCTACTGCAATGGTTGCAAGGTTCTGCCTGTTGGTCGATCTGATACTCCAGGCCAAGAGACGGTGAAGCTCTTTTGTCCGAGCTGCCAGGATCTGTATACGCCCCCAAACAGTCGTTTCCACTCTGTTGATGGTGCCTTCTTTGGAACTACTTTTGGATGCTTATTTTTCATGACATTCCCTGACTTGGACATTGGTCCTCGGCTCGATAGCTCTCTTGTATCGCCGGCACGGTCATCCACAGTAAATAACCAGGTCTCTCCCGATGTTCCTCCTGCTCATCAGCCGGTGGAGATTAACGGGGTACGAACGGCCAATTTCTGCCCCGGACTTGGATTGGGCAAGATCTATGAATCACGGATTTATGGATTCCGGGTTTCGGAGCGGTCTCGGACCGGACCACGTATGAAATGGCTACGGATGAAGCCCACGGATGTTGAAGAACTCAATGAGATGGCCCGATATGAGGCAGCTCGTAGGGAAGCCGACAACGACGGCGATACAGAAATGGGCGCCGCTCCTGCAGGAGGAGCGCAGAACTCGGCGAtagcaaagaggaaaaaggcaCCTATGCGGAGACGGCGGTACAACCCTGATCAAATGAGCATTAACGGCGCTGAGGCGGGATAAACGGACACAACAGCTATCATTATTAAAACTCTTTTGGGCGATGGGAAAGGAATATTTAGAAGGAAATTAGTGTGGAAGTGATGGAAGCGCGCATGTTGACTTTTTGtggttcttttcctttttaccaCTACCTCTTGGTCCACGGTCCTCTCAAACAACAATTgaactttttcttctcttttttgtgTGTCTTCCTTTCGCCTCTCATCCCACAACTCCCCCATTCCCTTCCTTCGTCAACTATTCATGTATGTCTTCTCTATGTTCACTGAATTATGTCTCATTTCTTTGACTGCATCAAGGCGTCTTCGGGTCGACTTTTCCGTCTTCCTGGCGTACAGATTCACGTTCGAGTACAGTACACAGAGCAATCATGGAATTAAAACTTTGAATGTTGATGACCTAAATGATTGTAGTTGATTATCCTCCTGGTAGATTCAAACAATGCAGGCATGACTCCCGTCGCAGACCATCGGACGCAGGGCTCTTTGCGGTATTATACTACACCTAGCATTGCTCGTCGCTTCCGCCTCTCGTATGCAGCCATTAAACACTACTACATAGTTTATACCAAAGTGCTAGTCGAATAAGAAATACAGAGGGAAATGAAGGGAAGGTACATCCAGCCCTACATCAATTTTCGTTTATTAGAAAGATCAACATTGATAATGCTATGGAAATGAACTGTATTCTCACCAGCAAAACATGCAATGACAAGACTGTACGACTTAGCTACATTTCTACCTACCTTACTTACATAAAGGCAGAACGAGACTTCTACCATGTATCAGATTGCTAGTTGGTTGTTTCGTATATATCTCATGTTGGCCTTCATATTATTGGATGTAGGAATAGTCTAGGACTATGTATGTTTATGTGTCTGTGctgtattttatttagaaaacGAAGTTCGATCCAGTCTCTTCACGATGATGGTTCTTCACGGGGTGAGAGAGGCAGAGTCAGAGGACATCAACTTTAGGTGCTCTTCTATTCTACATACTATATGCTGGCGATGTCTACAACAGACGTAGTGAAACTAGTCCAGTCAAAAGGGCACAGTTGCAAGCTATCAATATTCggttgttttttttttctagacCGGAGGGTATTTATAGGTTGAAAGGTGCCTGTCCGGGCAATTGAGCAGACAGAATAACGTCTCAGACCTGCGCACGCATTGCTAGGTGAGGCTTGTAGGTATCAACAACAAAGTGAGCCTGAAGGTGCGTTGAGAAAAGAATCGAATATTGAATTTCGAGATCAAGTCTGCCTCCTCCGTCACTCTGTGCAGATACCATAGTCCGTAGTATGATATAAATTAGCACAACTGGAGGTCTTACATACGaactctctcctcttctcctcccctcctccctcttagaaaactaatattatacCAGTCCAATTTTGGCGCATACAACGTCCTACCTTCCTCTCCGCATCGTATACCTGCTGTTCTCTGGTACGCACTGCAATGGTGAGACATGCTTGAAGCAAGTCTTGCGTATTCACTGAGAGAGCGCTGCGGATATTCAATAGCTGGTGCGCAACTCTGCATCCACTTGCGCTTATCTTCAGCCCAACATTATAGGTACATCTTTGCGGGAACTCTTGTCTATTATGATGCAGGAAAGATGTAGATTCATTCGATAATTGTGTTTTGCTCCGAAGATGAACGATGTACAGTCGCCAGACTGCGTAACACTATGGTTTAGTCCAGGACGTCAGGTAGGATTAGATAGCCGACGGTGGTGCTCGGCAATGATATTTGATATTCTCGGCTCCGTGATATATACCATAGGAGGCGTCAATATTTGCTCTTCCCTGGGAGTGTGAGGTGAGTGTACGGCATATGTAGAATGATCGAGACGCGGCTGAAATTCGTTGATATGAGGTCACTTGATAGAACTGAGCGACCGGACATATTTTTTGAAGTCTCCAATTGAAGCGCTTGGGCTGCTTGAAATAGTGTCATCTTCTTGTATGGAATGGTCCATTCGGTATTACGGTAGGCTGATAGTGTACGTTGAGAGATTGCTACCAAACTCAGGCGTGGGCCCCACGTTAAGACTTAGCATAAAATTGTAGACGGGATCGGATAGCTCATCGAACACTGAGAGGTGTCGCACTTGAGTCAAGGAACATTCGGTTAGTTCGTAACGAGGAACTCAGTATGATTCATGCGCGGCATTTGCGAGATTGTCCCGAGCTAGAGTGATGGTGAATCACACCCACAGCCTGGCCAAGCTTCCATTTGTTGAAGTGGATTGGAATCAAATGATCATCATCGGTTGCTCGCCGGGATTTAAGAATACCATTATGATGCTCTCCAACTTCGCAAGACCCAGAACAGATATATGTGCTACATTCAATACCCTTGGATATGGCCAATAGGTACAGCAGGTAGATGGGAACGAGCTGGTGCAAAGTTTTTCCGGACAAGCATAAGAAATCTCATTTTCCTGATCCATCCTGATTCGGTCTCTGTCGTGCGCAGTTGTTAGCAGTCAAGGAGTATCAAGATGGCAGCCGCTATTTCACTTTGGGTAATGCAAACGAGTCATTGGAAATCCCACCTGCCTGCGTTTTGTTTGGTGATACTCCCCGGGAGTCAGCTGAAGAGCTCGGGGTTTGTCCGAATGGAGAGTCGATCATACAAGGCTTGGCTAGAGATTCCTCAGGTGGGTTCAAATTGTTAGTGATGATATATTACAGATTGATACAAGTTGATTTATGAACTTTTCAGTCCTTAGGGTATTCTTAGTTGGGAAAGTgtaatttttctaattttctTTGAGATATTCTCTCTgtcttaaaaaaaaaaaaaaaaaaaaaaaaaaacataaataAACAAATTCAAAGTCTCTCTAACGGTAACGGCTGATATAAAGcattgtatgtactccgtactccgtgTCGATTTAGTGGATCCGCGACGATAGAGATAAGGTCTAGAATATATCCCGTAATCTTCATGAAGGGCCACGCGCATGCTAATGATGCACGCTAAGGCATGCACCGTCATAGTCACTCATCATATAGTCAATTTCCCTCTCGTTGAGAATTACCCGAATCGTTAAGACTCCATTATCTCTCAGCAACAGGGATTCTTCGTGTCTTTTGTATTCATGTCGGACAATCCTCTCAAATCTCTCCCGGGGGTCGAATAATGCGATTTGAAATACTCGATCAATTCCCGAGAAATGTTACTCGGGTTTCGCCGGTAACATAGACCTCGATGGACGAATTAATTGGCCTCCTTTGAGCCGCCTTGCGTAACCTTCCTTGACGAATCCCAGGCCAAAATCGAGAGTTTGGATTCCACACTAACGCAAGGACAGGTCGACGGCTTAGCCGGATACGAGTTGACTATTGAGTCAAGTATCACCACCACTTCAGGGATTACATTTGATGGGCATAAAAGTTTCGAGATTAATAATGGCTCCCGACTGCCGGTTTCAAAACCATGTAACGTCGTCGATGCCTAGCGCTGGATAACTCCCTTTTGAGTTAGACTACCGTACCTCCTGTATGGTCGGGTATCTGTCAAAGTGGGGAATTGCCCAACTACTCCACTAGTAATCATTAAACCCACCGGTACCAAAACCTGTGCGGGCTGTCAGCATTCAGTTTGCTCGCTCGCCACGCTGATTGGCTTGCTCGGGTGTTTTGACTTGGACCTTCGCACCAAGAGGCTGATCACCCATTGCTCCGTGTCATGATTTAATGGATATGGCATAAGGCTGACCATCAGGTCAAGTTCCGTGGCGGTTCACGCGAATGGCCCTGTACCACGACAGGCCCGAGTTGAAGTTTATACGGTGAATATTGACGCCGTATTTCACAGACAAGATAAACTGACTGAACAAGAAAGTGGGGAGGTGTAAAAACAGATacggaaagaaagagaaaaaaaaaattcttttcccctttcgaCTAATAGTAAGGACGAGATAGATGGGTAATAAATATGCAATGTATTTTCAGGCCACCAATGATACTTCGAGATAACCGGAACAGGTAATTGGTAGCGGTTGCAGTGCTCATTTATCCCTATCGTGTGGCTgcattgttgctgttgttgttgtctttCCAGCACATCTGCAACCATGAGGTCCTCAAGGATCAGGTTGCCTTGCTGGTACCAGGGCATGCAGAGCCCGATCTGTTCCCCGAGATTTGACTGGGAGTAGGACGGGACCAAGTCCCGTTGGACGTTGTTAGGCAGAAGAGTGGTGGTTATACGTACTAAAGAGGCTCAAAGTGACGCCGGATTCTAtaatatctttctttatcatACTGGGTGGGAACATCTACTTCATGCATCAACACCAATATATACACCTTCCCAGTAATGGCTCGGGCCATGCAACTGTCCTGCGCCGGACACCACATCCAATCCGGATAAGGGTCTCAGAACGAGTCTTCCTTCAAAAGTATCATGTATCATTGTGCACTCATTGTTCATTCCTCAGATGTAGCAGTAGCACGAGGTCAGAGATTCAAAGTCCAGGGTAAAGCCTGCAAGGCTGAAGCTAGTTCTTCGACACTTTCCACGGAATAATcgaattaattaattcaaCTCATGAGAATGGCCCCCATGGATgtgtacatacattcatACACCGTACCACGTCACCATGGAGTGGTGGAGGCGCAGCATGTTCGTTCCTCGCGCAGAGCCCCACTGCAAGCGATTCCAGAGATCAAATCCTCGCAGTCAATCTAGTCCACGGGCCAAAGCCGGCAGggcaaatcaaatcaaataaataaattagaaatagaaaaatggaaatggaaatgaaaaataaaggGTACCCGCAAGTTGAGTGTGCAAGGGGTTTTCTGTTCTGGCCCGGGCGTTGAAAGGAGCCTTCGCTTTTACCGCGTGCCGGACGGATGGCGCCGGAATGGGGCCTGTCAAGCGTTATGCCTTGAAGGGTAAATGGGGTTCAATACCAAGGTGCCAATATTCGCCTGGAGCTGCCTGCGTAAGTATGCCAGTGAGTCCCCGCGGGAAATCACTTTATTGAGCAGATTAACTTATGGCATATCGTCCAGGTATGATTCCTTTTGGAACAACCCTGAGGCAACAATACCCGAATCCGGAATTTTTTGCGATCACTCTGTATCATTGTTAGTTTACGGGTGACTCAACGTTGAAGGGAGAGAGtcagaaaacagaaaagaaatgaagaagataatgGAACGCCTCAGGCTCCCGCTGGGGAACTGCGAGGCACATAAGTCAACCAAAGCaagtaattaataaaaaggaagataTCCTGAGAAAAAGGTAAACCTAAAcataataaagtaaaaaaaaaaaaaaaaaaaaaaaaaaaaagagagagagagagagagaaagaaaattaaaataaaataatacaaaTCGAAATTGATCGTAAAAGTAATAGTCAAGAGTCAAAAATATCACCCTGATGAAAGTTCAACAAGAACTCGAGTCTCTCCAGTCTAGCCCCAAATCTAGTGAGCAGGCCTGCTACTTGTTTGGGGGCCAAGCTGTACCGTACAATACATAACCTAAGGCCAACCAACACCCAGAGAGTCACCGATTGGTTGAGACCCCCGTCAATGGTTTTACCtccaagaaaagagagggagagaaaagcaCACGCACAAATAAGGAACTTCAAGCTGTATTCTGTAGCAAGGCCGAGAAGACATGAATTGTAGGAGAATATAAATCacaataatgataataataacagTAATGAGGAAAGACAACAGGAAGGAGTTTGTAACGTGGCCACCCCAAGATCAAGCTCCCATAACAGCCAGAACGCCAACCGCAGTGTATCAATCAAGCTGTCCCATCGCCCGAACCCAGGACCCTGTAAAGCTGCGCCCTGCCATATGTCTTGTGATGTTTGAAAACAGATGGCATCCCATGCCCACCCAGAGTAGTCGAATGAATGAAATAAAACTCCACGGTATACATAACCCAATTTATCATACCAGTCGTTACAACAAGCCATCGCCGAAAGCAAACCCAATAACGTCATTAAAATAGAGGGTACGAGTGAGGAGAGCACGGGTCCGACTCGGGAGTAAGAGGGCATGCCAGATTGGGCGGCTCCGCCGGTGTCGATGGGGAGGAGTGATCATCGCTGCAAACGTGCGACAGCGGCGGCATCTGAAGGAAGGGAATTAGTCTTGCTGAATATGGGATTTCTTGCAGATCGGCTCAATGAACAGGGAGGGGTATGTACAGGGATATTGGACTCCGAAAGATGTTGCGAACTCGGACACAAATCGATGCCAGCCATGGATGCGTAACTCATGCTAAACGGGCTCACTATATCTTCGTCCGCGTAGACATGCGGCCTCTTGACTGGGCCTGTCGTAGTCATTGTGACGGGGAGAATAGATGGCACTGACCCCCCGTACTCTCCATTATACATATCACTGTAGGTACTCGGGATTGAATGATAGGGATGCGGATGTCCATAGGGGGACTGCCCGTAGGGTTCCAAGTGGGAATATGAAGGATAAGAATACACAGGCGGGGGTGATGCGGAGAGCTGGCGCGTACATTGATGGGAGAACATCGCGCCCCTGTCATCCTGTGCTGCATAACCATCATAGGCCGGGGTCCTCTCTGCTGTAGCCCGTCTAGTGGCATCCCCGTTCGACTTAGAAGCGCGAGAGTTCCTAGCACGAGGCTTGGCGGGATGCGAACTCTTCGGCGCTTCAGTCCTCTCGTTGGACCGTTCTGGGGACTCTGAAGCTGAAGCAGCCCTCTTCTCAAGGTCCTCTAGGCGGCGCTTGAGCTTTTTACCTAATACAATGCCCGAGTCAGAAGATATGCCCATGTTGTTTTCTCGATAACGGCACACTTACGATAATTGCGCTGCGCAATTCGGTTCTGAATACGCCGCCGCTCGGCAAGATCTGATATTTTGGTCCAGTCTTCGTTGGGATTGGCATTCGGACTAAAGGCACTGCTGCTGGCATGACTCGACGAGCCTCTTGAGCTGGTTGTTTGGTAGGTGTGACTGCTTGATCGGTGCATCTTTGGCAGATAAAGGCTGTGAGGGAAGAATAGCAGAGGGAAACGAGCAACTGCCAACTATATATGATGTGATAGTAGAATAGAGTTTCGTCCGTCTGCGATTGGTAGACTTAATGAGATCAAAGTAAAATCGAGGATGAGCGGCACAAGAACAGAGAACGGAAGGAAGATTGACTATATAGATTCAGATTCAAGTGGTCAAAGCCGTCAATGATGATTTACCACCGGAACCTAAAACAGAGAAAGGAATCACGTAGTATTTAAAGAAGAGTTGGAGCCATGGTCAATCCACTAGAGAAACAGCCTACATGTAGCTCATTGCTTGCTAAGCCCCGGTCTCCGAGTCCCAAACAACCCATGACAGCGATTGAGCCGTTGCGATAACAGTGATAATCCCGTGTTCCatttaattttctctttcttttttttttttttctttcttttttcctatGGGttgatttaattttagtttgGTTTTGATTAAACAGATAATAacatttttttaaatagaataaatataattactttttttgGGTCCGGTAACATTAGTGTTTCGCAACAGGTGAATGCCTGGGGGCTTGGGGGCAGGGAGCCATTAGTATGCATGGCTTGACCATGTGTTGGTAGGGAACTTTTCCCGAATGGATGCGCGGATGTTCAGGGCTGCATCGCAAAATGGTTGGCGGGCTGATGGAATCCCAGGTTGTGAGGCTGTTGAAGCGGACCCTCCGATGACCGAAAAGACCGAGAAggaggggggaggggaaaatGACAACCAAGGAAAATGAGCAAGATCAGGCTGTGCTGAACCAACCGCCCCCGGGTTTGTCCACCATCATCCATGTGGTCCCAGATATTGCATTAGCAGCATGTCGCTAAGGTTGAAGCTGCATTCTCCAAAGAAGGGGGCGGTTTTCCAACTGTATTTATGAATGAGCCTTGCAATTCACGTACTGGCTAGATTCTAAAGGACCTTGATAATAAATAGCAACATCATGTAGAATGTAGATCTTCACacctttttcctttattgttcttttcactgtgatgctgctgctgctgctgctgctgctcaaTGACACGCTCAATTCCTCACCTTGCAGCAGGTTCGGAAACgagccaaaaagaaaaagtaaagtaaagTAAAAAGCCTCGAAACAAGTGTAACAATGAACAATTTTTTCAAGGTCATATATCCATCCTAACCAAATCTTCTTTTACGAGCGAGCCAACAAAGATCAGTAAGGAAAGTGGAAGTTGCACAGTCATGCATTGCTAATGGGGGCCCTTCTGGGTGATTTACTTTCCTTCCATGCATGTTACCCAGGGCACTTTGGGGTCCAACATGGATGCTGCTGCccttgtatgtatgtatgtatgtacagtatataGGTATTATATTACTAGGTATTTTACAAATAGCAAGAATGTTCCCTGGATTAGGGTAGCGAAAGTGGCTCCCTAAAGAGTGTGTGGCTCTGTCTCCAAAAGGAAATGGAACCTAAAGATGCTGTGTCCCAGGAAGGGGCTAGATTTGACATTGTAACATACCAGTAAGGCATGTATTGACGAAAGAGTATGGTTACACAATGAATCACTAACCTCGTTTTCGATCCTCATTATCTCCATGGTTACCTATTCTTAGGCAGAGAGGTGCAGGTTGTACTAACTAAAAGATAATTTTAAGCGTCTTTATTTGACGCCGGTCATCCGATGATTTGCATACTCTGTACGCTGCTATTGTGGCGGACCTCGGATTTCCTGCGTCTATCTATCCTTCTAGTAgttcgtcgtcatcatttCAGTGTTCAACTGTCCGATGGGGTTAAGTgcagagatatatttctccaATACTACAAATGTATCTGGAATAGATTTCTTAACCTTACCCGCATCCTGACACGGAGATACGTCAATACGCTTTAACTCCATAGTACTGGTGTTTACTCTGTACTTTTGAGTTGGATACCATATTCtcgatattgatatttaCCCACTTTAATTACGGGCAAATGCGACTACTGGTTGCATTCAGTCAGAATACCACCGTTTTAAACTCCTTCCGGGTTAAAGAAATTAGCCGCCGGCCCCCATCCCACTAATTTAGTTAGACTGCAGGTGTTGCTCCGTATATGCTCCTTTACTAGGGCGTGTTAacgggaaagaagaacagagtagagaagagaggaggaaaagaggaaggaaacGAAAAGAACTAACACTGTATTTTTACCGCACACCAGTTCTAACAAATGACAAATTTGTTGTCAATAAGAGTtagtatgtactccgtatagtaCTTTAGTACGATCCAATCATTTACATGACAGGCTACATCTCCCTCCGAAGTTGGGTAACTCTTTTGAATCTTGATGTTTTTTAAGGTAAAATACCTTCTGACCAATCACACCAGGGTGCACCAGTTTCCAGAAAGGGGATTTAGGCAACTTCCGACTGACCTCCTGCATGCTCCTCGACAGTGCGAAACCAGAAGCGGGCAAATTCTGAAGAATGTTGAAGTGGAAGAGTGCACGGCCTCGATTTCTGCCACGTTTTGCAGACCCCTTTGATCTTGGCAACACACTAAGGATAAAGATCTCACCCTCCCCAGTGGATGGCAGCGTGGGTACTCTAATTGTATATCGTTTCTCTTATTCTGAACAACAGTGACACTTGATGAACATGGTGAACTGCATAAGGCTGTGTTAGAGACATGGGTAAGATATTGATCATCTGACAATATGTAAGAACGTGGAACAGCCTTATTTTGCCTATGTCATGAATACGGTGAGTAGTGTTATTATGTACCAAtcattctctctctctcgtGTTGTATgtgtgttcttcttctttccatattcttttttcccttttctttcattcgcTGCTTCTGTTGCTAGAAATGATCTACATCGTCCAATGTCCACTATTAGTCTACACCGCATACAACCCGTGCGAGGCTCAACTGTAAGGCAGATACCCAGCATTCCATCATATTTGGGGGCGGTAAAGTACTGCTAGACGAGTTATCCTATAACATGAAACGAGTTGATGACACACGTAAGGCTCTTGCTAAATTAGGTTTCTGCACATTAATACGTTACTGTGATTGAATTCCAAGCcgccttttctctccctaGGAGTAAGATGATTGGAAAGGAATTAGTTGAAAGGTAGAGAGTTCTTCCATGGGTGTGGGGGGATGCGTCAATATGATAATGTCTATTTTTGGTTTTACCCCAGTCTGAGGTATTTCGAGGATTGGCAACTATGAGGCTCaactattttcttttttttttctctctctttcttttcccttttccctccccctaCCTCTCCAAGAAATCTATCCCTTCCGGAGTGATACGATGGGCGCTCGAGTCACATTCAAGGCCCCCCTTGTGTAGGGCTGATGAAACGGTGTCTCATTGGCGAGGGAAGGAAGCCAGGTAGTAATCAGTATCTGTTTCAGGATGTATGCCTCGAGGTGAAGCGCCAATCACATGGTTGGCCCCAATTGGGTTGTCATGCACAGTGATATCTCTGGTCTTAatttggtggtggtggggtcTGGGCCTGCATATAAGCATCCATTCATACTCACCCGCTACCTCATGACCCCTCGCCATCGCATGTAACCTCATCTCTTGCCTTCCCTTACTCCCGGCCCTGGTTAGACCCGTGGACatagtaaaaaatagaaagaaaagagctGTATGTTAATTTATTGTGCATTGGGAGAACATCACATTGCCGATCAATACTATTTAGTTACTTTCGACTAACCTCCCTTCTACCGGCAGATAGGCCATCGCGGAGTTTAATGG
This window harbors:
- a CDS encoding casein kinase II subunit beta-1 — protein: MSSSEGAPESWISSFCSLMGHEFFAEVSEDFIEDDFNLTGLQSQVPMYKEALEMILDVEPEEDEDEDEEEEEEEDEDELLASDLSVIESSAELLYGLIHQRYITSRPGIQQMLEKYEMQHFGVCPRVYCNGCKVLPVGRSDTPGQETVKLFCPSCQDLYTPPNSRFHSVDGAFFGTTFGCLFFMTFPDLDIGPRLDSSLVSPARSSTVNNQVSPDVPPAHQPVEINGVRTANFCPGLGLGKIYESRIYGFRVSERSRTGPRMKWLRMKPTDVEELNEMARYEAARREADNDGDTEMGAAPAGGAQNSAIAKRKKAPMRRRRYNPDQMSINGAEAG